The Pantoea sp. At-9b genome includes a window with the following:
- a CDS encoding transcriptional regulator GcvA, whose protein sequence is MSKRLPPLNALRVFDAAARHLSFTKAAEELFVTQAAVSHQIKSLEDFLGLKLFRRRNRSLLLTEEGQSYYLDIKEIFSALNDATRKLQARSAKGALTVSLLPSFAIQWLVPRLSSFNTAYPGIDVRIQAVDRDEEKLADDVDVAIFYGRGNWPGLRVEKLYAEYLLPVCSPLLLTGDHPLKSPADLAHFTLLHDASRRDWQSYIRQLGLQHINVQQGPIFSHSAMVLQAAIHGQGVALANNVMAQSEIEAGRLVCPFNDVLVSKNAFYLVCHDSQAELGKIAAFRQWILAKAATEQEKFRFRYDH, encoded by the coding sequence ATGTCTAAACGCCTTCCCCCGCTGAATGCTTTACGCGTCTTTGATGCTGCGGCACGCCATTTGAGCTTTACCAAAGCCGCCGAGGAGCTGTTTGTTACCCAGGCAGCTGTCAGCCATCAGATTAAATCTCTGGAAGATTTTCTCGGTCTTAAGCTATTTCGCCGGAGGAATCGTTCGCTTTTGCTGACGGAAGAAGGTCAAAGCTACTATCTGGATATCAAGGAAATTTTCTCCGCATTGAATGATGCGACGCGTAAACTACAGGCGCGCAGCGCCAAAGGTGCATTGACGGTCAGCCTGCTGCCGAGCTTCGCCATTCAGTGGTTGGTGCCACGTCTCTCCAGCTTTAATACAGCTTATCCGGGTATCGATGTCCGTATCCAGGCGGTTGACCGCGATGAAGAGAAACTGGCAGATGACGTGGATGTGGCGATTTTCTATGGCCGTGGCAACTGGCCAGGACTGCGGGTGGAAAAACTCTACGCGGAGTATCTGTTGCCAGTCTGCTCGCCGTTGCTGCTGACCGGGGACCATCCGCTGAAGTCACCGGCTGATCTGGCGCACTTCACGCTGCTGCATGATGCCTCGCGTCGTGACTGGCAATCCTATATTCGTCAACTAGGCTTGCAGCACATTAATGTGCAGCAGGGGCCAATTTTCAGCCACAGTGCGATGGTATTGCAGGCGGCGATTCACGGTCAGGGCGTGGCGCTGGCCAATAATGTGATGGCGCAGAGCGAAATCGAAGCCGGTCGTCTGGTCTGTCCTTTTAATGACGTATTGGTCAGTAAAAATGCTTTTTATCTGGTTTGTCATGACAGCCAGGCAGAACTGGGTAAAATAGCCGCCTTTCGACAGTGGATCCTGGCCAAAGCCGCAACCGAACAAGAGAAATTTCGTTTTCGTTACGATCACTAA
- the csdE gene encoding cysteine desulfurase sulfur acceptor subunit CsdE, giving the protein MSTALLAPHPFGDLITEASLTEKFSHFHQWEDRYRQLIQLSRQLPALPEAMKTTDIELSGCENRVWLSSQLQNNGTLHFYGDSEGRIVRGLLAVLLTAVEGKTPATLLQQDPLALFDTLGLRAQLSASRSSGLQALADAVQRAARQHA; this is encoded by the coding sequence ATGAGCACAGCCCTTCTCGCCCCACACCCGTTCGGTGACCTGATCACCGAGGCCAGCCTGACAGAGAAATTCAGCCATTTTCATCAGTGGGAAGATCGTTATCGTCAGTTGATCCAACTGAGCCGTCAGTTACCTGCGTTACCGGAAGCGATGAAAACCACTGACATCGAACTGAGCGGGTGTGAGAATCGCGTCTGGCTGAGCAGTCAGTTGCAAAACAACGGCACGCTGCATTTCTATGGCGACAGTGAAGGACGTATCGTGCGTGGCTTGCTGGCAGTGCTGTTAACTGCGGTGGAAGGAAAAACGCCAGCTACCCTGCTGCAACAGGATCCGCTGGCGTTGTTTGATACGCTTGGCCTGCGCGCCCAACTGAGTGCCTCGCGCAGCAGCGGTTTACAGGCGCTGGCCGACGCAGTACAGCGTGCGGCGCGCCAACACGCTTAA
- a CDS encoding DUF423 domain-containing protein — protein MSSRAMFIFAAISGFTLVAFGAFGAHVLSKSLGPAEMAWIHTGLEYQAYHTLAIIGLASAMLRRANIWFYWSSAALALGTVLFSGSLYCLALSHLKFWVFVTPVGGLGFLIGWFLMLIGAMRLKRKAERHE, from the coding sequence ATGTCCAGTCGTGCCATGTTTATTTTTGCCGCCATCAGCGGTTTCACGCTGGTGGCTTTTGGTGCTTTTGGTGCCCATGTGCTGAGCAAATCCCTCGGCCCGGCCGAGATGGCGTGGATACATACCGGCCTGGAGTATCAGGCGTATCATACGCTGGCGATTATTGGCCTCGCATCGGCTATGTTGCGTCGAGCCAATATCTGGTTTTACTGGAGTAGCGCCGCACTGGCGTTGGGAACCGTATTGTTCAGCGGCAGCCTCTATTGTCTGGCGCTGTCGCATCTGAAGTTTTGGGTATTTGTTACGCCAGTCGGTGGCCTTGGCTTCCTGATTGGCTGGTTTTTGATGTTGATTGGCGCAATGCGTCTGAAACGAAAGGCAGAACGCCATGAATAA
- the csdA gene encoding cysteine desulfurase CsdA — translation MTIFTPTAFRQQFPALADAGVYLDSAATALKPLAVIEATQQFYSLSAGTVHRSQFAAARALTEQYEQARGLVARWLNAADDRQIIWTRGTTEAINLVANSWLAPRLQPGDEIVVSEAEHHANLVPWLMLAQAKGAKVVKWPLGADRLPDIQQLPQLLNSRTRLLAIGQMSNVTGGCPDLAQAIRLAHAVGAKVMVDGAQGVVHCAPDVQAEDIDFYAFSGHKLYGPMGIGVLYGKAELLEEMSPWQGGGKMLTQVDFNGFTPQPVPWRFEAGTPNVAGVIGLSAALRWLSQHNAEKMEMWSQQLASLAEEQLSALPGFRSFRCGSSSLLAFEITGIHHSDIVTLLAEHGIALRAGQHCAQPLMAALGVSGTLRVSFAPYNNLQDVDALVRAMQSAVDLLSE, via the coding sequence ATGACCATTTTTACCCCCACCGCTTTTCGCCAGCAATTTCCTGCGCTGGCTGATGCCGGTGTCTATCTCGACAGCGCAGCTACCGCCCTGAAACCACTGGCGGTGATTGAGGCCACACAACAGTTCTATTCCCTGAGTGCCGGGACGGTGCATCGCAGCCAGTTCGCCGCCGCACGTGCCCTGACAGAACAATATGAACAGGCGCGCGGCCTGGTGGCCCGCTGGTTGAATGCCGCTGATGACCGACAAATTATCTGGACGCGCGGCACCACCGAAGCCATCAATCTGGTAGCCAACAGCTGGCTGGCGCCGCGCCTGCAACCCGGTGATGAAATCGTGGTGAGCGAGGCGGAGCACCACGCCAATCTGGTGCCCTGGCTGATGCTGGCGCAGGCCAAAGGGGCAAAAGTGGTGAAATGGCCACTGGGTGCGGATCGCCTGCCTGATATCCAGCAATTGCCTCAGTTACTGAATTCACGCACACGTCTGCTGGCTATTGGTCAGATGTCGAATGTCACCGGAGGCTGCCCGGATTTGGCACAGGCGATTCGGCTGGCACATGCCGTCGGTGCCAAAGTAATGGTCGATGGCGCGCAGGGCGTGGTGCATTGCGCACCGGATGTACAGGCTGAAGACATTGATTTTTATGCCTTCTCCGGCCATAAGTTGTACGGACCGATGGGCATCGGTGTGTTGTATGGCAAAGCGGAATTGCTTGAAGAGATGTCACCATGGCAAGGCGGCGGCAAAATGCTGACGCAGGTGGATTTCAACGGCTTCACGCCGCAGCCGGTGCCGTGGCGTTTTGAAGCGGGCACACCAAATGTGGCGGGGGTGATTGGCTTAAGCGCCGCCCTGCGCTGGCTCAGCCAACATAACGCGGAAAAGATGGAGATGTGGAGCCAGCAACTGGCCAGCCTTGCCGAAGAACAGCTGAGCGCCCTGCCAGGCTTTCGCAGTTTTCGCTGCGGCAGCAGCAGTCTGCTGGCATTCGAAATCACGGGTATCCATCATAGCGATATCGTGACGCTGCTGGCAGAGCATGGCATTGCATTACGCGCTGGCCAACATTGCGCGCAGCCCCTGATGGCCGCGTTGGGTGTGAGCGGCACCTTGCGTGTCTCGTTCGCCCCCTATAATAATTTGCAGGACGTGGACGCGCTGGTGCGCGCCATGCAAAGCGCCGTCGATTTACTGAGTGAGTAA
- a CDS encoding YgdI/YgdR family lipoprotein, with the protein MKKLAAVLAVCTMAFTLAACSSNYVMHTNDGRTIVASGKPKVDDDTGMISYKDANGNQQQINRSDVKEMVEMGQ; encoded by the coding sequence ATGAAAAAACTCGCCGCAGTGCTGGCCGTGTGTACCATGGCCTTTACCCTGGCTGCCTGTTCCAGCAATTACGTGATGCATACCAATGACGGCCGCACCATTGTTGCTTCTGGCAAACCTAAAGTAGACGATGATACCGGTATGATCAGCTATAAAGATGCCAATGGCAACCAGCAGCAGATTAACCGCTCAGATGTCAAAGAGATGGTTGAGATGGGCCAGTAA